The Bacillota bacterium genome segment TCTCAACAAATTTTTAAAAGGTTTGTCCGGATTAGAAAGTACATTTTTTCAACTGATAATCGCAATGTTGGTTATGGCTATCTATACCGGAATTACAACCGGACGGGTACTGCATATACCAACCGGACATGATGTAATACTGGTAGGTACAGTCGGAATATTGCATACCGGCATAGCCTGCTACATATATTTTTCATCTATGCAGAAACTCCCCGGACAGACAATTGCTATCATGAGCTATATTGATCCTGCATCTACTTTGATTTTCTCTGCTATTTTTCTGCAGGAAAGGTTAACGATACTTCAAATTGTCGGTGCACTTTTGATCTTAGGTGGAACAGCGTTCAGCCAGCTATCCAAGGTTCACCGACAATCAATAGAACATGGCATTAATGCGTAATTCATACCCTAGTTTAAGATTCTTCAGTCGCTGCGCTCCTTCAGAATGACAGGGATACAGTCATCCTGAGCGCTCCTTGTAACCTGTCATCCTGAGCGAAGCGAAAGATCTTGCGAAGCGAAGTATCTTATGTCCCATCATTAGCAAAACGTAGCCTTCACCCTGCATAGCATTCAAGGCCTCCGTATCAAGATTTGCGAACGAGTCTCTCGGTAAGGAGGAGAAACATGCATAAACGATTAGGAGTATTGACCGGCGGCGGCGATGCTCCCGGTCTTAACGCCGTGATTCGCGCTGTTACCCGCTCAGCCTTGCGCCAGGGTTGGGAAGTAATAGGGTTTCTCGACGGTTATGCCGGTTTAATCGAAGATAGAAACGTAATCCTAACCAGCAACTATATCTCCGGCCTCTTACATCGCGGCGGGACGATTCTCGGTTCCAATAACCGCGATAACCCCTTCCACTATCCCGTATATACAGATAAAAGTGTCGAGTATCGGGATATGTCTGACCAAGCCGTGGCCAATCTGCAGCGGAATAGGATAGATTGTCTTATCGCCATCGGCGGCGACGGCAGCCTGGCCATTGCCCACGAGCTGGCCCAAAAAGGAGCCCGGGTAATCGGCGTTCCCAAGACTATTGACAACGACCTCTTGGCCACCGACCAAACCTTTGGCTTTGACACCGCTGTGACCACAGCCACCGACGCTCTAGACAAACTCCACACCACAGCCGAATCCCACCATCGAGTCATGATTCTGGAGCTTATGGGTCGCGATGCCGGTTGGATCGCCTTAGTCAGCGGTATCGCCGGCGGGGCCGACGTAATCCTGATTCCGGAAATACCGTGGCATCTGGACAGGGTCATGGCCAAAATCAATGAACGTCGAGACGAAGGTAAGCATTTCAGCATCATTGTAGTGGCCGAAGGAGTGAAAGATCCGCAAGGTAAGCCTGTCATTAGAAAAGAAATACCCGGTGCCCATACCAGGTTTCGCTTAGGCGGCATCGGGTCTGTTGTAGCCGAACTCATCGAGAATGCCAGCGGCATCGAATGCCGGGCCACTGTGCTGGGGCATCTGCAGCGGGGCGGCTCCCCTTCAGCCTTTGACCGGGTCCTGGCCACTCGCTACGGAGTTATGGCAGCCGAACTGGCCATGTCCGGCCAACACGGACTGATGGTCTGCCTTAAAGGTCAAGACATTAAAGCTGTCCCCATCCACCGGGTTGCTCGCGGTACCCGCGCCGTACCGGCCAACGGTCAACTGGTACAAGCCGCCCGGGCCCTGGGAATCAGTCTTGGTGGATAAAAAGTAGATCCCTCAATTCATCTGCCACCTCAAAGGCGTTTTTACCATTAACCTTATGTTGGATTTTTGCCCTTTTTAAGGTTCGGCCAAAGTACTCCATATCAAGACTTATATCCTCTAAATAATACATTTCGTTTTCCTCTGTTAAAGGTGATTCCATGGGCCGAGTGTAGTCATCGTAAAATACAAGCCTCTTTAGGATGTTCTTAGCCCTATCCCTTAACGCTATTGTTATAAGGCTGTCGTCCTTTTTAATGATTCTCCAATAGCTATCCATCAACCCGCTGGGCGGCATAGCGATAATAAAGTTATCATCATTTTCCCGCAATATTTTCCGCAAAACCACACTTACATTCTTTCTGTAGCTATATTCACTAAACCATTTCCTCTTCAAGAAGGTTATATAACTATTAAAATACTTCTCCACCTCAAAATCAAAATCAAAGAATTTGTAACCCACTTGGTCTGCCAGTATCCTGCCAACAGTGGATTTGCCAACACAGGACACGCCTACGAGAATAATCTTCATCAAATCAACCCTCCTAGGCCTCCTTGATTCATTCAAGGGGGCGGCGTAAAACACCTATTTTACAGCCAAATAAGGCATGATGGAAACATAAATTGGTTCTTTAGTGCTTTAGACAATGTAGGAAAAAGGAAAGACGGGGTTGCGTGACGGCCACATACTTCATTGTGGGTGTAAATAACATGCTGGCCTTTTTCTTTACAACCGGTTACGTATAAACAAAAGCGGCTCTACCCTTAGAGCCGTTTAGGTTTCTTGTTTGGTAGCCCTATGGGGAATCGAACCCCAGCTTCCGCCGTGAGAGGGCGGCGTCCTGACCGCTAGACTATAGGGCCACGGTTTGGTGCCAGAGATATTATATCATTTGCCTCTATCCGCGTCAATGATGATTGGGCCGCGGGCATCAACTTTCGGCTATTGGAAGGAGGACTTTACGTCCGGGCTCTCGAATATTATAGGTTAGTCGTACAAGTGCTGGACAATCAGCCGAGGAGGTGAGGCCAAGGAAACCTAACGGATATCGGATCACTTCATTTTTGAGCATGTTTAGAGGAGGTTCAAAGAATGCGTAAGGTTTGGGCTTTAGTCTTAGTGTTAGCCTTGCTGCTAACCGGACTGGTCGGTTGTACTAAGCCGCCAGTGGAAGAGCCTGCCGGTGAGCCCGGCGAAGAAAAATACAAGATCGGGCTAGTTACCGGTACAGTGTCCCAGGGTGAGGATGAATACAGAGCAGCGGAAAAAATGGTGGCAAAATACGGTGACATGATCACTCACGTCACTTATCCGGACAACTTCATGCAAGAACAGGAAACCACCATCGCTCAGATCACCGGCTTGGCTGATGATCCTGAAGTTAAGGCCATTGTTATTTGCCAGGCTGTGCCAGGCAGCATCCCGGCTTTACAGCGGGTCAAGGAAAAGCGTCCCGACATTATCTTTGTGTTCGGAACCCCGCACGAAGATCCGGACATGGTAGCTGAATATCCAGACATAGCCTTTGATCCCGACCAAATGGCTCGTGGCGAAACCATTGTCAAATTGGCTAAAGAAATGGGTGCCACCCACTTCCTCCACTATTCTTTCCCGCGCCATATGGCCATGCCGCTATTGGCCCAGCGGAAAGATATCATGGAGCAGACCTGTAAAGACGTAGGATTGGAATTTGTATTTGCCACTGCTCCCGACCCCATGAGCGACGTCGGTGTCACCGGGGCGCAACAGGCCGTGCTGGAAGACGTTCCGCGTCAAGTAGATAAGTATGGCAAGGATATCGCTGTCTTTAGTACCAACTGTGCTATGCAGGAACCATTGATTAAGGCTAGCTTGGACACCGGTGCCATCTTCCCCGAACAGTGCTGCCCATCGCCTACCCACGGCTATCCCGGCGCACTGGGTATTGAGATTACTCCGGAACAAGCCGGTAATATGCCTGAGATTATTAACGCCATCAACGACAAGATTGTGGAAAAAGGCGGTGCCGGTCGCTTCGCCACCTGGCCGGTATCGGTGAACATGCTGTTTGTAGAAGGCGGCGTGGAGCTAGCCAAGGATGCCATTGAAGGCAAGATCGACCTCAAGGACACCGTGGCTGTGCAGAAGAAACTGGAGGAGATCTCCGGTACCACCATTACTCTAAACAAATATAAGGAAGACGGCAATTTCCTGATGCTGGTGGCTGGATCGATTATCTTCGGTGAGGGCGAGCTTGCCAAATAGCCACCTGAGGGAAAGCCGGGTAGCAAATCTGCCCGGCTTTCCTTAATTAACAGCCAAGATTTAAAGGAGAGTAAGCGATGGCTGGACCGCTACTTCAAATGCGGGATATTAGAAAACAGTTTTATGGTAACTATGTACTGAAGGGAATCAACTTAGATGTATACCCGGGGGAGATCCATGCCTTGCTGGGCGAGAACGGAGCCGGGAAATCCACGCTTATGAATGTACTCTTTGGCATGCCGGTGATCAAGGAGACCGGCGGTTTTGAGGGCACTATCCTCTGGGAAGGACAACCTGTTTCCATTACTTCCCCCAGCCAAGCAGTAGATTTGGGCATCGGTATGGTACACCAGGAATTCATGCTCTTGCCTGGATTTACGGTAGCCGAAAACATTAAACTCGGGCGTGAACCACTGCGCGAAACATTGTTGAGTCGTGTCCTGGGTGAGCGGATGTCTAGGGTGGATCAGCAGAAAATGCGTGCTGATGCCCGCTCGGCCTTAGACCGTCTGGAGGTCACTTTGGACGAATGGATACCTATTGCCGGTATGCCGGTGGGCTATAAGCAATTTGTAGAAATCGCCCGGGAAATCGATAAGACCCACGTTCGGTTGCTGGTTCTGGACGAGCCCACTGCGGTTCTCACGGAAAGCGAGGCCGAATTACTGCTGCAGGCTATGCGACGCTTGGCGGCCCGGGGTATCAGTATATTGTTCATTACTCACCGTCTGGATGAAGTAAAGGCGGTGGCTAACCGAATCACTGTGCTGCGCGACGGTGAGATGGCTGGCCTTCTGGACGCGGAGAAAACTTCGCTGGTGGAAATGGCCCAATTAATGGTTGGGCGCAAAATTGAAGCACTGGACCTGCCCCCTCGCACCCAACCTATGTCTGGCGAAGACATGTTGGTGGTTAATAACCTGGCGGTGAACATGCCCGGTGAACGGGTACAGGGGCTCAATCTTACCATCAAACGCGGTGAGATTCTGGGCATCGGCGGGCTGGCCGGACATGGCAAGGTAGGAATTGCCAACGGTATTATGGGGCTGTACCCGGCTAAAGGAGATGTTTACCTGAAAGGCGAAAAGATGCCGCTGGGGAACAGTCTATGGGCCCTCCGCCATGGCTTGGCCTTTGTGTCTGAGGACCGGCGTGGTGTGGGGCTGCTGCTGGATGAGCCCATTTCGGAGAATATCACCCTTACCGCCATGCAAGCCCAAGGCAAGTTTCTGCACCGTTTTCCCGGCAATATTCATTTCCGTCACGGCCGCCAGATTGAAAAGTTTACCCGCGAGATGATATCTGCCCTGGACATTCGTTGCACCGGACCGCACCAGTTGGTACGGCGCCTGTCCGGCGGTAATCAGCAGAAGGTCTGCATCGCCCGGGCCATGGCCCTAGAGCCGGAGCTTCTCTTTGTCTCCGAGCCAACCCGCGGTATTGATGTGGGTGCCAAACGCCTAGTTTTGGACCAGTTGGTGGACATTAACCGCCAGCAGGGCGTGACGGTAGTTATTACCTCCAGTGAACTAGCGGAACTGCGCCAGGTGGCCGATCGAGTAGCTATTGTCTACGGAGGCCGGTTGGCTGGAATCTTGCCCCCCACAGCCAGCGATGCTGAGTTTGGTCTGCTCATGGCCGGCAAGGGGAAAGAGGCGGTGGGTCTATGACGGATCGCTTAAAATATTTATTACACCATATTGGCATACCCCGGCTGATTATTTTTGCGTTCATTGTTGGTTTGTTGGTTTTAGCCACTGTCAGTGGACTACAAGTGCGAAAGTTGATTTCTGACTCGCTGGTGCGGATAGGAATGAACGGTGTCTTAGTTTTGTCCCTGGTTCCGGCGATACAGGGCGGTCTGGGGATGAATTTCGGCCTTCCCTTGGGCGTTATTTGCGGCCTGCTGGGATCGGTTACCGCTGTGGAGTTTAATTTGAGAGGTTGGGCCGGATTTTCGGCCGCCATTGGCTTTTCTATTCCTCTGGCTATTGTGGCCGGCCTGGGGTACGCCTGGTTACTGGAGCGGGTTAAAGGCCAGGAGATGATGGTGGGAACGTACGTGGGCTTTTCGGCCGTGGCCGGCATGTGCATTGCCTGGCTGTTACTGCCTTATAAGAACCCCATGATGGTTTGGGCTGTAGGTGGCACCGGTCTCAGGACCACGGTCAGTTTGGGCGAACATTACGCCAAATTACTAAATAACTTCCTCTCTTTTCCGCTGGGCGGAATTGTCATTCCAACAGGATTGCTGCTTTTCTTCCTCTTAGCTTGTACCTTGTGGTACTTGTTTTCGCGCACCCGTACCGGTATGGCCCTGAGAACAGCCGGTAGCAACGAATTATACGCTATTTCTTCCGGCATTAATGTTAGGCGGATGCGCTCGCTGGCGGTGGTATTGTCCACGGTCTTGGCCGCCATCGGCATTGTGGTCTATGCCCAAGCCTACGGTTTTATTTCGCTCTATAACGGCCCCTTATTGATGGCCTTCCCGGCGATTGCAGCCGTTCTGTTGGGCGGTGCTTCCGTCCAACGAGCCAGTGTGAGCAATGTAGTTTTGGGCACCATACTGTTTCAGACCATGCTCACCATTGCTTTGCCGGTGACAAGTTCTGTAATTGAAGGCGATATTTCAGAAGTAGCCCGGGTGATTATCTCCAACGGGATGATCCTGTATGCGTTAACCCGGCCCACGGGAGGGAATTAAATGCCTGCCAAGACTGCTGTACCGTCGGTAAGCGATACCAAACCCCAACTAAATAGACTTAGACAGTTGCGCCTAAATCCAGTGGTACTGATGTTTGTGCTTTTGTGTACAGCCGGCATTCCTGCCACCGGCCTTTCCCTTACTTGGTTGGCCGAAGAACTGGTCGCCCGGATGGCCCGAAACTCTTTTCTGGTGTTGTCGCTCTTGATTCCGGTTTCGGCCGGTATGGGACTCAATTTCAGCATTGTGCTGGGGGCCATGGCAGCTCAAGCGGCAATTATCGCCGTTACCCATTGGCACATAGAAGGGATCGGCGGCTTACTATTGGCAGCGGTGTTGTCCACACCCGTGGCCATACTGTTAGGCTATTTGGTGGGACAGCTATTTAACAAAGCTAAGGGGCGCGAGATGATCACCGGTATGATTGCCGGTTTCTTCGCCAACGGTATTTATCAACTGGTGTTTTTGTTTGGGGTCGGGACAATAATTCCGATGAAAGACGACAAGCTTATGCTCCCCAGCGGTATTGGGATGCGAAGTGTTCTGGACTTGAAAGGAATCCGCATGGCTCTGGACAACTTGGTCCCTATTTGGCCGGGCGGTATCAAGATTCCCATTATGACCTTTGTGGTGATTGCGCTGCTGGCGTGGGGAATTACAAAACTAATGCAAACCAAACTGGGCCAAGATTTCCGGGCTGTAGGTCAGGATATGAGCGTAGCAGCCGTGTCTGGAATCAACGTGGATCGGACACGGATTATCGCCATCATTTTGTCTACTGTATTAGCTGCCTGGGGACAGCTGATATTCATCCAAAATATCGGTACTTTGAACGTGTTTAACAGCCACGAACAAGTGGGTACCTTTGCCATTGCTTCCTTGCTGGTGGGCGGCGCGTCGGCATCACGAGCTACTATTGGTCAAGCTCTGTTGGGTACACTTTTGTTTCACACTTTATTCGTCGTTTCACCGCGGGCCGGTCAGTCCCTTTTGGGCAGTGCCCAAATCGGTGAGTATTTCCGTGTATTCATAGCCTACGGTGTTATCGCCGTAGCCCTGGCCCTGCACGCTTGGGAAAGCAAGAAAAAATAGGGCTGCCCTTTGGCACCGTACCCTATTAGCCCCGGCTCGGCCGGGGCTTTTGTCTTTATTGTAACATTTTGGCCAGTAATGACGCGGTTAGATTTTGAAACTCCGGCGCTTGGATAAACTTCCAGAACAATTCCAGCTGTGATGCGGACAAATCCGACAGTGCCTCGGCTTCCGGATCTGCATTGAGCCGACTCTTGGTCAGGGCCAGGATCTTCTGAAAGACTTCGATCCCTTCCTTGGTTCTTTCTGTTAACTGGACGGCTGTTCCCAGCACTTGGTCGGCTCGTCCGCTCACCACCGCTTTGCGCACAACCACCTTACCCTGAGCGGCCAAGGTGTTAGGCTCTGGTTCCGGTTCTACACCGGCGTTGTCTGGTTCCGACTCCGGTTCAGTTAGTATGGTGTGAGCTACGCTCTCGTCTTGCATCACTTCGGCCGGCATCAGCGGTGCCCCTTGCAAGAGCCTAGCATCAACAAACACATTATGAACCTCGTCCATAGTCCCCACCTCCCCGTTCTTTTTTACCCCTGTTGTCATTACAGTATTCTAAGCTGGCTCCAGTGGTGAAAGCACTTTATTGTTCAGACCTGAATACTGTTAAGAAGCAGAACGTTTTCTGAGGAGGTAACACCAGATGGGAGAAAAAATGAACGAGCTGACGGACAATCTGGCGAAGCTGGTCAAAGAGCAAGGTCTGTCGCCGGCTCAAGCAGTGTTGAAAGCCGGTATCAGCCTGGACAACAAGTCAAAGCTGTTGGAGCTGGCTCAAGAAGTGGGTATAGTTGATCAACCTCAATCCGACTCAACGTCGCTGCAGCAAATGGCCCAACAGCTGGTAGCGGGACTAGATCCGAATACTAAGCAGTCACTGGCCTCTTTTTTAAGCGAGGTGATAGCAGAAAGTAATGTGGGAGCTCCGCCGACCGAAGTACAGCAATTCCTGGCTAATCTAGTGCCGAATCAGGAATCGGACAGTTAACTGTTGAAGCCCTGGCCTAGGCCAGGGCTTCAATAGCTAGTGGTCTACCACAGGTGCAGGTACATCTACCGAAAGCCCCCACAGCAGCAGCAAGCAATAAGGATCAGGAACAAAATGATAAAGAATAGGATCAAAATCCACCAGCAACTGTTTCCGCCAAAGCCCAGGCCCTCTGCCATAACGGTTTATCCCCCTTTGCACTTACTACGGAGTAGTTGGTCTCCTCCACTATCAGAAGTATGCTTCAGGGGGATAATTTGCTACTTTGCCGGCGACAAAACTGTATTTACTAGCTCAAAATCCACGGTATCTACCAAACCACGGTTAGTGATTCTAAGTTCCGGCAATACCGCCAATGGTAGCAAGGCCATGGTCATAAAAGGAGAGATGAGCTGGCAGCCCAGCTCCCGAAAAGCGGCTTCCAGAGCCTGAACTTGGTTGTCCACTTTTTCCACCGGTTCCGGCGACATCAGACCAGCAATGGGGAGGGGCAAAAGCGCCAGCACGGTACCATTTCGCACCGCTACCATGCCACCGCCGCAAGCCACCAGGGTATTGCCGGCCACAGCCATGTCGGCTTCGTCGGTACCCACAACAAGAAGATTGTGGCTGTCGTGGCCCACAGTGGATGCCACTGCTCCCCTGGTAAAACCAAAACCGGTGACATAACCCAGCCCCCTGGTACCAGATCCACTATGGCGTTCAATAGATGCCACTTTCGCCAAATCCTGAACCGGGTCGGCATAAAGCTTACCTTGCCGAGCTTCCACTTGGGCCCTACGGCTTAACGTCCCCACCTTGGCCTCCATAATCTCGATAACGCGAACAGCAACCGGTCCGGACGCCACCGGAGCCGGAATAAGAAAATCTGCCTCCGTCAGGGTGTCCTTGATCTGGACCGAATTCTGCACCCACTCGGGATAGGGATAAGGGGGCAATTCTACCAGGAGGCGGCCCTGCTTAGCCACTATTTCTCCGTCCACCATCACTATTTCCGGTTCGAATGCGGCCAAATCCGGCACGAACAGAATATCGGCACAACGACCGGGAGCAATGCTGCCCAGATCGCGGCTAACACCAAAACATTCGGCCGCATTTAGGGTTGCCATTTGAATCGCCCGGATGGGATTAACTCCCTCCTCAATAGCCCGGCGCACCACATGGTTCAGATGCCCCACCGTAAGCAACGTGTTGGGATGAGTATCGTCGGTAACCAGTACCGCCCGCCGGCTGTCGATATTATGTTCGGTGATACTTTTCACTGTGGCTTTAATATCATGCCAAGCCGAACCTTCGCGCAGCTTAGCATACATACCCAGCCGCAGGCGGGCCAGGGCATCCTCGGCCCGAGTGCCTTCGTGGCAGGAAGAGATACCGGCAGCGGCATAAGCCTGCAATCCTATCTCTGTCTCCGGGATGGAATAGTGGCCGGTAATTACTTTACCCGCCTCTAGGGTAGCCTTCAGCTCCCCATGTACATTGGGATCACCGTTTAAGACCCCGGGGAAATTCATCATCTCACCCAGGCCGATAATACCCTCCCAGGTCATGGCCTCAGCCACTTCTTTGGGGCCGATGACAGCCCCGGCGTCCTCAAAGCCTGGTGCCGCCGGTACGCAAGAGGGCATGGTGCTCAGAACTTTAAGGGGCAGGTTTTTCCCTTCCTCCACCATCAGCTTAATCCCGCGCATACCGAGTACATTGGCTATTTCGTGCGGGTCCATGAAAATGGTGGTGGTGCCGCGCGGCACTACCGCCCGGGCAAACTGAGTCACGCTCACCATGCTGGATTCCACATGGATATGGCCGTCCACCAGGCCCGGAACCAAGTAGTAGCCACTGGCATCCATAACCGCAGTCTCAGGACCGATAGTGTGCTGGGCCGGCCCCACCAGCACAATCCGGCCGGAACGGATGGCCACATCAGCTGTTATGGTTTCCGCGGTAAATACGTTGACCACTTTCCCACCGGTAAGAACTGTATCCGCCTTTATTCTCCCTTGAGCCGCAGCAGCCAGCTCAGCCGTCAGTTCGGCCAGGGGACGACGTTTGACTTGATACACGGCCAGGCCTCCTTCTTTACGCTACTGTATCGCGCTGGCGCGGAAAAGCCTCGTATTCCTTGTTATCTATAATTGCCTTCAGGTGCTGAACTAATGACCAGACGTCATGAAAAGTTACATAGAGGGGAACAGGGGCCAGCCGAATAACATTAGGCGGGCGAAAATCCGGGATTACTCCCCGCTGCTTAAGAGCGGCATTGATACGTACGGCTTCTTCATGTTCTACCGCCACGTGACCACCGCGGCGCTCAGGATTTCGAGGAGTACCGACCCGGTAATTATAAGGCGGCCGGCTCAGCTCCGTATCCAGTAGATCCATCAAGTAAGAAGTAAGCGCCAGCGATTTAGCTCGTAGCCTCTCCATACCTGCCTCAGCGAAGATCTGTAGCGATCCCATGAGAGGGGCCACGCTCAAAAGGTGTGGCGAGCCGATTTGCCACGCCCCGGCACCCTGGGCAGGAACAAAATCCAAGGCCAGGTCAAATTGCTTCTCTTTCCGGTAGCCCCACCAACCGGCCAAACCGGGCAGACGGTCAAAGTGTTGGCGGTGGACAAATAGCCCCGCCACCGATCCCGGACCGCCGTTTAGATACTTATAAGTGCACCAAAAGGCAAAATCCACCTCCCATTCATGCAGCTCATGGGGTACAGACCCAGCCGAATGGCTAAGATCAAATCCAATGATGATGCCGCGGGCATGAGCCTCTTGTGTCAACCGTTTCAGGTCCAACAACTGGCCGCTTCGGTATAGTACAGACGGTAATACTGCCACCGCTACTTCATCAGTCAGGGCGGCAACAATATCGTCCTCCTCAAGGGTCCTGTTGTCACGGGAATTCACCAACACCAATCCCTGATCCGGATCAAGACCCAGCAGCCGCAGTTGGCTCTCTAAGGCATACTTGTCCGACGGAAAATTTAGTTCGTCGGCCACAATCTTAAATCTTTGCCGGGTGGGCCGGTAGAAGCCGGCCATAAGATTATGCAAATTGCTTGTAGTCGACCCGGTAATAATAACTTCCTCCGGCTCGGCCCCCACAAGAGCAGCTAACTTTGCGCTCAACTCTTCCGATAGATAAAACCACGGTGGCGCTGCCTGGGTCCACCCGTCGATCCCCAACTCTTTCCACTCCGTTAGCACTCTAAGCAAGCTTTCTTCGGCATCGCGTGACAATAATCCTAAGGAGTTACCGTCCATATAAACGGTTCCCGGCGGGAGATAAAAGCGCTCCCGGAACCTAGCTAACTCGTCAGCCTTATCTAGTTCCCGGGCGTAGCTTTCACCCTCTACGGCTTCACTCTTAATAGAAGGCATACGTTTCTCCCCTTTCGACCCAAATTCATTAACCCAATCGGGCAACTTAACGTTTTTGACATGTTCTTGTTACTGCCACACAGGAAGAGTCTGGATCCTTCGCTTCGGCTAGAATTTCCATGCGTTATCGTTTCCTGTCATTCTGAAAGAGCAAAGCGACTGAAGAATCTTAAACAAGATCCTTTCGGCCAAGCCTTCCGGATGACAAAAGAGCACTGTTTCCATGGCAATCATAATGTTGACCATCTTTCATGCTTTGACTTTTTCGCCCCTGGCTAGGGAGCTTTGGGATCTGATCTTAGCTTACGAATACTGTGGTCACCACCATGTGGTTACCACGTTACCTGATTACCTGGCAAATAAGGGGCGGCGCCGACACCGGCTCCGGAACAATAGTGTAAGCCGATAAGACTTCGCTTACGGCTGCCCGGCCCCGGACAGAGTCGTTGGTATGTACCTCTGCCAGCAAATCTCCCTGGTGTACCTTGTCCCCCACTTTACCTTGCACCACAATTCCCACTGCCAGATCAATGACATCTTCTTTTCTCTGGCGGCCGGCTCCCAGCGCCATGGAGGCCTGGCCGATCTTGTCCGCCACCAGCCGAGCCACGTAACCGCTGGACGGTGCCGGCACCGGCAGCTTAAACTGCGCCTGGGGCAAAAGCTCATGATCCACCGCTTTAAGGTCACCGCCTTGAGCCGCCACAAACTCACGAAACTTCTCCCAGGCAGCACCAGTAGTCAACAATTCTTGCAAAACTCGTTCCCCTTCATCTACCGAGCCTGTTCGGCCGGCCAAGGTTAGCATATGAGCGCCTAAAGTCAGGGCCAGGGCAGTAAGATCAGCCGGTCCCTTGTTTTGTAGCGTCGCAATGGCTTCTTTTACTTCCAGCGCGTTGCCCACGGCTGTACCCAGCGGCTGATCCATGTTGCTGATTACAGCCACCGTCTGCCGACCCACACTGGTTCCAATGTCTACCATAGCTTGAGCTAAAGCCTGGGCAGACTGTAAATCCACCATAAAAGCACCGGAGCCGCACTTTACATCGAGTACAATGGCATCGGCACCGGCGGCAATCTTCTTCGACATGATGGAACTGGCGATCAGAGGAATACTGGCCACTGTAGCTGTGACATCGCGTAAAGCATAGATTTTCTTGTCCGCTGGGGCTAGGTTCCCTGTTTGCCCGGAAACCACCAGCCCTATCCAGTGTACATTAGTTAGAAATTCCGCTTCCTGCAACTCCACCCTAAAGCCGGGAATGGATTCCAGCTTGTCAATGGTCCCGCCGCTATGGCCCAGCCCCCGTCCGGACATTTTCGCCACCGGCACCCCGGCCGCGGCTACCAGCGGCCCCACCACCAAAGTGGTTTTGTCCCCCACGCCGCCGGTGCTGTGCTTGTCCACTT includes the following:
- a CDS encoding ABC transporter permease; this translates as MPAKTAVPSVSDTKPQLNRLRQLRLNPVVLMFVLLCTAGIPATGLSLTWLAEELVARMARNSFLVLSLLIPVSAGMGLNFSIVLGAMAAQAAIIAVTHWHIEGIGGLLLAAVLSTPVAILLGYLVGQLFNKAKGREMITGMIAGFFANGIYQLVFLFGVGTIIPMKDDKLMLPSGIGMRSVLDLKGIRMALDNLVPIWPGGIKIPIMTFVVIALLAWGITKLMQTKLGQDFRAVGQDMSVAAVSGINVDRTRIIAIILSTVLAAWGQLIFIQNIGTLNVFNSHEQVGTFAIASLLVGGASASRATIGQALLGTLLFHTLFVVSPRAGQSLLGSAQIGEYFRVFIAYGVIAVALALHAWESKKK
- a CDS encoding ABC transporter permease; its protein translation is MTDRLKYLLHHIGIPRLIIFAFIVGLLVLATVSGLQVRKLISDSLVRIGMNGVLVLSLVPAIQGGLGMNFGLPLGVICGLLGSVTAVEFNLRGWAGFSAAIGFSIPLAIVAGLGYAWLLERVKGQEMMVGTYVGFSAVAGMCIAWLLLPYKNPMMVWAVGGTGLRTTVSLGEHYAKLLNNFLSFPLGGIVIPTGLLLFFLLACTLWYLFSRTRTGMALRTAGSNELYAISSGINVRRMRSLAVVLSTVLAAIGIVVYAQAYGFISLYNGPLLMAFPAIAAVLLGGASVQRASVSNVVLGTILFQTMLTIALPVTSSVIEGDISEVARVIISNGMILYALTRPTGGN
- a CDS encoding DMT family transporter, with the translated sequence LNKFLKGLSGLESTFFQLIIAMLVMAIYTGITTGRVLHIPTGHDVILVGTVGILHTGIACYIYFSSMQKLPGQTIAIMSYIDPASTLIFSAIFLQERLTILQIVGALLILGGTAFSQLSKVHRQSIEHGINA
- a CDS encoding DUF3798 domain-containing protein; this translates as MRKVWALVLVLALLLTGLVGCTKPPVEEPAGEPGEEKYKIGLVTGTVSQGEDEYRAAEKMVAKYGDMITHVTYPDNFMQEQETTIAQITGLADDPEVKAIVICQAVPGSIPALQRVKEKRPDIIFVFGTPHEDPDMVAEYPDIAFDPDQMARGETIVKLAKEMGATHFLHYSFPRHMAMPLLAQRKDIMEQTCKDVGLEFVFATAPDPMSDVGVTGAQQAVLEDVPRQVDKYGKDIAVFSTNCAMQEPLIKASLDTGAIFPEQCCPSPTHGYPGALGIEITPEQAGNMPEIINAINDKIVEKGGAGRFATWPVSVNMLFVEGGVELAKDAIEGKIDLKDTVAVQKKLEEISGTTITLNKYKEDGNFLMLVAGSIIFGEGELAK
- a CDS encoding sugar ABC transporter ATP-binding protein; amino-acid sequence: MAGPLLQMRDIRKQFYGNYVLKGINLDVYPGEIHALLGENGAGKSTLMNVLFGMPVIKETGGFEGTILWEGQPVSITSPSQAVDLGIGMVHQEFMLLPGFTVAENIKLGREPLRETLLSRVLGERMSRVDQQKMRADARSALDRLEVTLDEWIPIAGMPVGYKQFVEIAREIDKTHVRLLVLDEPTAVLTESEAELLLQAMRRLAARGISILFITHRLDEVKAVANRITVLRDGEMAGLLDAEKTSLVEMAQLMVGRKIEALDLPPRTQPMSGEDMLVVNNLAVNMPGERVQGLNLTIKRGEILGIGGLAGHGKVGIANGIMGLYPAKGDVYLKGEKMPLGNSLWALRHGLAFVSEDRRGVGLLLDEPISENITLTAMQAQGKFLHRFPGNIHFRHGRQIEKFTREMISALDIRCTGPHQLVRRLSGGNQQKVCIARAMALEPELLFVSEPTRGIDVGAKRLVLDQLVDINRQQGVTVVITSSELAELRQVADRVAIVYGGRLAGILPPTASDAEFGLLMAGKGKEAVGL
- a CDS encoding ATP-dependent 6-phosphofructokinase; translation: MHKRLGVLTGGGDAPGLNAVIRAVTRSALRQGWEVIGFLDGYAGLIEDRNVILTSNYISGLLHRGGTILGSNNRDNPFHYPVYTDKSVEYRDMSDQAVANLQRNRIDCLIAIGGDGSLAIAHELAQKGARVIGVPKTIDNDLLATDQTFGFDTAVTTATDALDKLHTTAESHHRVMILELMGRDAGWIALVSGIAGGADVILIPEIPWHLDRVMAKINERRDEGKHFSIIVVAEGVKDPQGKPVIRKEIPGAHTRFRLGGIGSVVAELIENASGIECRATVLGHLQRGGSPSAFDRVLATRYGVMAAELAMSGQHGLMVCLKGQDIKAVPIHRVARGTRAVPANGQLVQAARALGISLGG